The following are encoded together in the Triticum dicoccoides isolate Atlit2015 ecotype Zavitan chromosome 6B, WEW_v2.0, whole genome shotgun sequence genome:
- the LOC119320128 gene encoding uncharacterized protein LOC119320128, whose translation MASSSGAKADEACMDVTHGDEGANSREAMKVTDVIRGKRGTRGRTVCDISGSEEGNVVNNDDEEYVRWLMARDDGVFPLNIMPKTGHRDGSIYKLNTTHQWKKQYRITDRDERYI comes from the coding sequence ATGGCCAGCAGCAGTGGAGCAAAAGCCGATGAAGCCTGCATGGATGTCACACATGGCGATGAAGGTGCTAATTCTAGGGAAGCCATGAAAGTTACAGATGTCATACGCGGCAAACGTGGTACACGCGGGAGAACTGTGTGCGACATCTCTGGTAGTGAGGAGGGAAATGTGGTCAACAATGACGACGAAGAATATGTTCGCTGGTTGATGGCTCGTGACGACGGTGTATTCCCTCTGAATATAATGCCGAAAACGGGCCACCGTGATGGTTCCATATACAAGTTGAACACCACGCATCAGTGGAAGAAACAATACCGCATCACGGACCGTGATGAGA
- the LOC119326190 gene encoding fructan 1-exohydrolase-like: protein MALPWAFVLLPALFFLSSSVSNLFFSNSSSNGSGGRCSSCPVSPDVSFCPLSPEVSPCAQSPEVPYIVSTSYRTAYHFQPPRNWINDPCGLMYYKGIYHNFYQYNPHCALWCWGDITWGHSVSTDLVNWIQLEPVIEPDNPSDIDGCWTGSATILSGGQPVILYTGGRRDKRQVQNLVLPKNPSDPYLREWTKIGNNPVIQPVVPGLNRSQFRDPTTGWIGPDGMWRIAVGAELKGYTAALLYKSEDFLSWTIVDHPLYSQNYSSNMRKCNMWECLDFFAVLPGNNSGLDMSAAILRGTKHALKMSVDYFDKYLIGVYDLKRDAFLPDTIVDDCRLWLRIDYGHFYASKSFFDSKKGRRIIWGWSQEADCRSDDVAKGWAGIHTIPRTIWLDSNGKQLLQWPVDEIESLRTNEINHQGLELNKGDMFEINGVDTFQADVEIYFELTSINAAETFNSSWLFDPEEHCCEAGASVHGGIGPFGLVILASNNMDEHTVVHFRVYKSQQKYMILMCSDLRRSSIRPSPYTPAYGGFFELDLAKERQISLRTLIDRSAVESFGGGGRVCITSRVYPAVLAGVGKAHMYAFNNGSATIRVPQLSAWTMRKAEVNVEKGWSAI, encoded by the exons ATGGCGCTACCTTGGGCCTTCGTCCTCCTCcctgccctcttcttcctctcctcctctgtATCCAACCTCTTCTTCTCCAACAGCAGCAGCAATGGGAGTGGAGGGAGATGCTCCAGCTGTCCGGTGTCTCCAGACGTCTCCTTCTGTCCACTGTCTCCAGAGGTCTCCCCCTGTGCACAGTCTCCAGAGGTCCCCTATATTGTCAGCACGAGCTACAGGACTGCCTACCACTTCCAGCCTCCCAGGAACTGGATCAATG ATCCATGTG GACTAATGTACTACAAAGGCATCTACCATAATTTCTACCAGTATAACCCCCACTGCGCCCTCTGGTGTTGGGGTGACATAACTTGGGGCCATTCGGTTTCGACAGACCTTGTCAACTGGATCCAGCTTGAACCCGTGATAGAACCGGATAACCCTAGTGACATTGACGGCTGCTGGACCGGTTCAGCCACAATTCTATCTGGTGGTCAACCGGTCATCTTATACACCGGTGGCAGGAGAGACAAGCGTCAGGTCCAAAACCTTGTGCTTCCCAAGAACCCGTCTGACCCGTACCTGAGAGAATGGACCAAAATTGGCAATAACCCAGTGATCCAACCGGTAGTACCGGGTTTGAACAGAAGCCAATTCAGGGATCCGACGACCGGTTGGATCGGACCAGATGGAATGTGGAGAATAGCAGTTGGTGCCGAGCTGAAAGGCTACACTGCTGCACTTTTGTACAAGAGTGAAGACTTTTTGAGTTGGACAATAGTTGATCACCCACTGTATTCACAGAACTACTCATCCAATATGCGGAAGTGCAATATGTGGGAGTGCCTGGATTTCTTTGCGGTGTTGCCAGGCAATAACAGTGGACTGGACATGTCCGCAGCAATCTTAAGAGGCACCAAGCATGCTCTCAAAATGAGTGTGGATTACTTTGATAAGTACTTGATTGGGGTTTATGATCTCAAACGTGATGCCTTTCTGCCAGATACTATCGTAGATGACTGTCGGCTGTGGCTGAGGATCGATTATGGCCATTTCTATGCTTCAAAGTCATTCTTTGACTCGAAAAAGGGCAGGAGGATCATATGGGGTTGGTCTCAGGAGGCAGATTGTCGTTCAGATGATGTTGCAAAAGGTTGGGCAGGAATCCAT ACAATCCCCAGGACGATTTGGCTAGACAGCAATGGCAAGCAGTTGCTGCAATGGCCAGTTGATGAGATTGAGTCCCTTCGAACAAATGAAATCAACCATCAAGGACTTGAGCTCAACAAGGGAGATATGTTTGAGATCAATGGAGTTGACACTTTTCAG GCTGATGTGGAGATATATTTTGAGCTGACGTCCATCAATGCCGCCGAAACTTTTAATTCTTCCTGGCTTTTCGACCCTGAGGAGCATTGCTGTGAAGCCGGTGCATCGGTTCATGGTGGTATAGGGCCATTTGGACTTGTTATTCTGGCCTCCAACAACATGGATGAGCACACTGTCGTGCACTTCAGAGTCTACAAGTCACAGCAAAAGTACATGATACTCATGTGCTCTGATCTAAGAAG GTCTTCCATCAGACCATCACCGTACACACCAGCCTATGGAGGCTTCTTTGAACTTGATCTTGCAAAAGAGAGGCAGATATCTCTCAGAACTCTG ATTGATCGGTCGGCGGTGGAGAGCTTCGGTGGTGGTGGTAGGGTTTGCATCACGTCCAGAGTTTATCCAGCGGTGCTCGCCGGTGTCGGCAAGGCCCACATGTATGCCTTCAACAATGGAAGTGCCACGATCAGGGTGCCACAGCTCAGCGCATGGACCATGAGGAAGGCAGAAGTGAACGTGGAGAAGGGTTGGAGTGCTATTTAA